The Streptomyces rimosus genomic interval CGACTCCGACGGCCGAGAAGAGCGCGTCACAGGCCGCGTGCGCGACCACGTCGCCGTCGCTGTGCCCGGCCAGGCCGTAACCGTCGCTTGCCGCGTCGTCCCAGAGGAGCCCGGCGACCCACAGTTCGCGCCCCTTCTCGAAGGCGTGCACATCGGTGCCGATGCCCACCAGCGGCATGCGCTGCGGCTCATACATAACCATCGGTGGCCCTCCTGCGGGCGAGTACGGCTTCGGCGAGCACCAGGTCCAGCGGCCGGGTCACCTTGAACGCCTCTTCGTGGCCGGGCACCACCACGACGGGCGCGCCGAGCTGCTCGACCATCCCGGCGTCGTCGGTCGCGCCGTCACCCTGGAGGGCGACCGTCTCGTGGGCCTTGACCAGGGTCGCCCGGTCGAAGCCCTGCGGGGTCTGTACGGCGCGCAGCCGGGCCCGCTCCGGGGTGCCCACCACGGGCTCCGGCTCGCCGGCCCGCCCGCCGGTACGCGGCTCGACCTGCTTGACGGTGTCGGCCAGCGGCAGCGCCGGTACGACGGCCGGGGCGCCGTCCCGTACGGCGGCGATCACCGAGTCGACCGTGTCGGCGGGGACCAGCGGCCGGGCCGCGTCGTGCACCAGCACCACGTCGATGGTGTCGGGCAGCGCTTCCAGGCCGCGGCGCACGGACTCCTGACGGGTCTCGCCGCCGGGCACGACCTTCAGGTCGGTGCGTTCGGAGAGCGGGTACTGGTCCAGCAGGTTGCGGACCTCGGTGGCGCCGTCCGGCGGGGCGACGACCACGACGAGGGAGACGGCGCGGGAGGCGGCCATCGCGCGTACGGCGTGCACGAGCATGGGTGTGCCGCCCAGCGCCCGGAGCGCCTTGGGGGCGCCCGGGCCCAGCCGTACGCCGCGTCCGGCGGCGGGGATCACCGCGGCCGTACGGAGCCGGGGCGTGCCGGTGTGACCGGCGGAATCTGGGGATACGTCTGACATCGGTTGCTCCGAAGCCCGGGGAGACCCCGGAATTAGCGCAGACAGGTTTGTTTCCTGAGCCGACATGGGTATGGCCGCAGTGTGCCGGGCGCGACGCCCCGATCCGGACCCTTCCGTGACGACCGGTCGGGACAGCTGCCCGGGCCCGGCACGCCATAAGCCGGCGAGACGGCGGATCTTGGCGGGACGAACACGGGGGCGATCACCACGGGGAACGATCACAGAGTTCGGTAGTGGTGCACGGTTCCGCACGCTTTCCCGCAGCCTGCGCGACGCGCGCGTACGGTTCCTGTAGTGCGGACCGCAGCGCAGGCAGATATGCCGCAGCGCCCGGCAACTGACCGCTCCGAGCCGGAGTCGGCCGCCACTCGGGCACCGCGGCATTCTTACGTCGTCAGGACGCGAGGACCTCGTCGAGCAGGGCCTCGGCCTTGTCCTCGTTGGTGTTCTCCGCGAGGGCGAGTTCGCTCACCAGAATCTGGCGGGCCTTGGCGAGCATCCGCTTCTCACCGGCGGACAGTCCGCGCTCCCGCTCACGACGCCACAGGTCACGCACCACCTCGGCGACCTTGATCACGTCACCCGAAGCGAGCTTCTCCAGATTTGCCTTGTAACGACGGGACCAGTTCGTCGGCTCTTCGGCATACGGTGCGCGCAGCACCTCGAAGACCCGGTCCAGCCCGTCCTGGCCGACCACATCGCGTACGCCGACGAACTCCGCATTGTCCGCTGGTACACGAACAGTCAGATCACCCTGGGCGACCTTCAGCACCAAGTAGGTCTTGTCCACGCCTTTGATCTGGCGAGTTTCGATGGCCTCGATCAGCGCGGCCCCGTGATGGGGATAGACCACGGTGTCGCCAACCTTGAACGTCATGTGACAGGTACCCCTTCCGTGGCTATCCATGCTAACACGGGAACGGGCTGTTCTGAATGGCGTTTTCGCAGGTCAGGGCATATCTCGGGGCTTGACAACAACGGCCGGAACGTGCTTCGGCAACCCTCCGGGCGCAGGAATTCGCAGGTCGGAGGCGCTTCGCGCGCGGCCTGAAACACGTACGTCACACCCCGCAAGAGGCCCGGCACGACGCCCGTACGTCCCGTTTTGCCGGAATCCGGATGTCGCAGTTCCGCTACTCCGTTCGGTTCCGGGAGGCGGGTGTCCGCCGAATCATGAATTGATCATCACGTCCCGGACGCCGTACGTGATCAATTCCGGGAAGCCGTCGCATTCCCTGCGAATGCCGATTTACCTCCGGGGAAACCGCCGCGCTTCACCCGAACGGCCGCTTGCCTCATATTCGGGTTTCTTCTACGGACTCGCCGGGGCCTTACGCGGAGCGGCCCGGGAACTTCCCCGGTGACGGGCGGTCCGCGCCATTCGGACGTACGGCGGAGGGCGCCCGTGGCGTGCTGTGGAGGGATGTGACGAGGGTGTGATCGTCCTGGGGGCGGGTCGGGTGCGGCGGCCCGGGGGCGGCTCGGTAACCTAGCGGCGCTGACACACCCTTAGGGCGGCTTTACGCGGACGTCGACACGGCGCCCGCGCACGGGCCGCCCAGCCGCCCCCGCGACCGGGCTCGAAGTTCGGCCGCCGTAGTTCGTCCAAGGAGATGCCGCCGCCGTGAGCCGCAGCCTTCGACGCGGCGTCCTCGCCGCCACCGTCCTCACGCTCTCGATTGCCACGCTCTCCGCGTGCGGAGCCGGGAACGACGCCCAGACGCTCCAGGTCAAGCCGGACAACGCCGCGACCAGCGTCGGCGACATCAAGATCCAGAACGCCTCCGTCGTCACCCAGCCCGACCCGAACGCCCAGGGCCCGGCCGTGGTGACCGCGACCGTGTTCAACAACGGCAGCAAGGACCAGACGCTGGAGTCCATCAAGGTCAACGGTACGAACAAGGAAGCCAAGCTGGCGCCCGCCAAGGGCTCCGGGCCGATCGTGGTCCCGGCCGGCGGCTCGGTCGTCATCGGCGGCAAGGGCAACGCCTCCGCCGTACTGAACAGCGGCCGCGAGGCCGTGAAGAACGGCGACGCGCAGCCCGTGACCTTCGACTTCAGCGACGCCGGGAAGGTCTCCCTGCGGGCCTTCGTCGTCCCGGCCAAGAGCTACTTCAAGGACTTCGGCCCGAGCGAGATGCCGTCGCCGTCCGGCTCGGCCCGCCCGTCCGGCAGCGCCTCGCCGTCCGGCAGCCCCTCGGGCGCGGCCACGCCGAGCGGCTCGTCCAGCGGCAGCGCCACGCCGGGCGGCAACGGCACGCCGCAGTCGCCCGAGGGCCGCTGAGGCCGGAAGGCCGCTGACGCGCCGCCGACGGCGCGCAGCCGTCACGCACAGAACGACCGCGAGCGCCGTGTGGTCCCGGATGATCCGGGGCGCACGGCGCTCGCGTAGAACCCTTGGTACGGCCCGTGATCCGGCACGGGGAACCTCGGTGCCCTGAAGACGGCCGGGCTCGCTGCCCGGCCGTCGTCCTTTGCCTCTTGCCGCTTTTTACGGCTCGAACTTGTACCCCAGCCCGCGGACCGTGACCAGGTACCGCGGCGCGCCCGGGTCCGGTTCGATCTTGGCGCGCAGGCGCTTCACGTGGACGTCCAGCGTCTTGGTGTCCCCCACGTAGTCGGCGCCCCAGACGCGGTCGATCAGCTGCATACGGGTCAGCACCCGGCCCGCGTTGCGCAGCAGCATCTCCAGGAGGTCGAACTCCTTCAGGGGCAGGTCCACCTTCCCGCCGGAGACCGTGACGACGTGGCGGTCCACGTCCATCCGTACCGGCCCGGCCTCCAGGGCCTGCGGCGTGACCTCCTCCGGCTCACCGCGACGGCGCAGCACCGCGCGGATCCGGGCGACCAGTTCCCGGGTGGAGAAGGGCTTGGTGACGTAGTCGTCGGCTCCTATTTCCAGACCGACCACCTTGTCGATCTCGCTGTCCTTCGCGGTCACCATGATGACCGGGACGTTGGAGCGGCCGCGCAGCTGACGGCAGACCTCGGTGCCGGGCAGGCCCGGCAGCATCAGGTCCAGCAGGACCAGGTCGGCGCCGTTGCGCTCGAACTCGTCCAGGCCGTCGGGGCCGGTGGCCGCGACGGCGACCTCGAAGCCCTCCTTGCGGAGCATGTACGACAGGGCGTCACTGAACGATTCCTCGTCCTCGACGACGAGCACTCGGGTCACGGAAGGACCTCCGGGGCAGGGTGAGCAGGGAGCGGATCGTTGAAGGTCTCGTACGGGCGGTCCTCGTCGTCGAGGCCCTCCGCCGACGGGTCGGAGGCGGCGCGCGCACGGTCACGCACGGCGCCGGCCTCCGGGAGACGCAGGGTGAAGGTGGAGCCCTGTCCCTCAGCGCTCCATACGGTGACCTCCCCGCCGTGCGAGGCGGCCACGTGTTTGACGATGGCGAGGCCGAGGCCGGTCCCGCCGGTGGCGCGCGAGCGCGCCGGGTCCACGCGGTAGAACCGCTCGAAGATACGGTCCCGGTCCTTCTCCGATATCCCGATGCCCTGGTCGGTCACCGCGATCTCGATGAGGTCGCCCCCATGTGCCTGGACACGGCGGCCCGCGATACCGACCCGGGTACGGGCCGGTGAGTAGTTGACGGCGTTCTCGACGAGGTTGCCGAGAGCGGCGGCGAGCTGGCCGCGGTTGCCCCAGACGTGCAGGTCGGCGGTGCCGGCGGCGGCCATGGTGATCTGCTTGCTGCCGGCCTGCTGGCGGCAGCGGTCGATCGCCTCGGCGACCAGCTCGTCCACGCGCACCGGCTCGGCGTCCTCCAGGGGGTCGTCGTTCTGCACCCGGGAGAGGTCGATCAGTTCCTGGACGAGGTTGGTCAGGCGCGTGGCCTCGTTCTGCATCCGGCCCGCGAAGCGCTCGACGGCCTCCGGGTCGTCGCTCGCGTCCATGACCGCCTCGGACAGCAGCGACAGCGCGCCGACCGGGGTCTTGAGCTCATGGCTGACGTTGGCGACGAAGTCGCGGCGTACCGCTTCTATGCGCCGGGCCTCGGTCAGGTCCTCGACCAGGAGCAGCACCAGCCGCGAGCCGAGGGGCGCGACCCGCGCGGAGACCGCCAGGGCGTCGCCGCCCCGGCCCGTGCCCCGGCGCGGCAGGTCCAGCTCGATCTGGCGTATCTCGCCGTCGCGGCGGGTCTCGCGGGCCATCTGGAGCATCGGCTCGACGGCCAGCTTGCCGCCGCGTACGAGCCCGAGGGCGTACGCGGCGGAGCTGGCCTTGACGACGGCGTCGGCCTCGTCCAGGACGACGGCCGAGGAGCGCAGCACGGACAGGACCGTGTCGACACCGGGTGGCAGCACCGCGTCGGTGTGCAGGGAGGTACGGGTGGGCTTGGCCTGATCCCGCTCACTCCAGCGGAACGCCAGCATGGCGAAGACGCCGGTGCACAAACCGGCGATCGCTGCCACTGCGGCGACGGCCGCGTCCACGTTCATGACTCCAGGTTATGCGTCGGCTGTGACACTTCCCCAGCCGTTCGAGGGCCTGCTCGAACATACGTCGCCCAGAGTTCACCTTGGTGTCGGCGCCGGTTCACTCCGGGTGGCAGAACCGGTCGCGTTCGGCCCGGAACGTGGGAGCGTGGGGATTCCGGCCCCCACGACACCACCCCGGACACCGGATCATTCCCGGGCGACACGGCACCCCCCGAACCGAGAGAAGGTCACTGATGCGGGACGCGTACCACGAGGAGCTGGATTCGATCGGCGAGGGCCTCGTCGAGATGGCCAGGCTCGTCGGCTCCGCGATCGGGCGCGCCACCACGGCGATACTCGACGCGGACCTGAAGCTGGCCGAGGCCGTCATCGCCGCCGACGAGAAGGTGGACGATCTCCAGCGGGACCTGGAGGCCCGCGCGATAGCCCTGCTGGCGCGCCAGCAGCCGGTCGCCACCGACCTGCGGATAGTCGTCACCTCCCTGCGGATGAGCGCCGACCTGGAACGCTCCGGCGACCTGGCCCAGCACGTGGCCAAGCTCGCCCGGCTGCGGTTCCCCGAGCGCGCCGTACCGCGGGACCTGCACGCCACGATCCTGGAGATGGGCCAGCTCGCCCAGCGCCTGATGGCCAAGGCCGGCGAGGTCATCATCACCAAGGACGTCGACCTGGCGCTGCAGCTGGAACAGGACGACGACGCGATGGACCTCCTCCACCGCACCCTCTTCCAGCACCTGATGGACGACCGCTGGAAGCACGGCATCGAGACCGCCGTGGACGTGACGCTGCTCGGCCGCTACTACGAGCGGTTCGCCGACCACGCGGTGTCGGTCGCCAAGCGCGTCGTCTACCTGGTCACCGGCGAGCACGCGGACGAGATCGCCGCGCCGGCACCGGTGGAGGGCGCGTAGCGGCGCCCGGCTCCGTCCAGGACTCGTTCGACGGCGCGCCGTGCCACCGCGCGCCGTTGATGCGCCTCATCGAGCGGGCCTCCAATGGAAGAGGACGACAACCGATGCCCCTCTTCCCAAGGAGGCAACCCATGCCGCGCACCTCCACCCCCGAGCCCCACCTCTCCAACTGCGGCTGCGGCCCCGGCTGCTCCTGCGGCTGCCAGTCCGGCGGCCCGTGCCAGTGCGGCGGCAGCTGCGGCTGATTCAGGGCCGTCGCCGCGGCCGGCTCCCGCCCGCAGTCCCGCCCAAACGTTCCGGCGGGTGTTTGGGGGACGACTGCGGCGGGAGGGACGGGCCCCGCTCGGCACACCGCCGACCGGGGCCCTTGCCCGCGGTCACCCGACGGGCGGACCGGTGACAGGAAGCTCTTCGCTGTGCAGCCAGGTGAAGGTGCGGTCGAGTTCGAGGTGGGCTTCCCCCCAGTGGATGACGTGGATGCCGCTCTCCACATCGGCTGTGAAGAAGACGCAGACGAGCTTCGTGTGCGCCCCCAGTTCCCTTGTAGGCGCTTGGCGCACCTGTCACACGTGACAACACCCACCTCGCGGCGCGGCTGAAGAAGCGGAGCTCATACGGCTCCACGCTCGCGGAAGCGGCACGCGCGAACCTGGCGGACCCTGCACGGGAGCTGGGCGGGGCCATGCGGGACGTGCGAGGGACGAGTACGCGGTGATCAATGATCACGTCCTCTTCCGGTATCGGTACACGGACCGGCCGAACCCCCTGGACCGGGCTCGGCTGCCGCCGGACGCTCCTCCGACGGGGGAGGTCCGGCCGAGGAGGAGCACGAGACGCGCAGCGCCGGACGCCCGGGCGGCCCCGTAAACGGCAAAGCCCCCTGCCGGCGGAGAAGCCGCAGGCAGGAGGCTCAGGCCCGGTTCAGGGCCCGCCATCGACCCTGACACCAATCGGTCAGGACATCCGGATCTCCGGTTGATACATCTCCAGCCAGGTCGCGATGTCCATCATCCGGTCGAGCTGCTCGCGGATGGCGTCCGGCATCTTCGCCGGGTCCAGTTTCACCATCTTGTCGAGCGATGCGCGGGTCACCAGCTGGAAGATCGGATGGTCCGGCTCGGAGAGCAGTTGCTTGCCCATCTGCTGGAGTCCGCCCGCGTAGCCCGGGTCCTGGGTGGACGGGTAGGGGCTCTTCAGGCGTTCCACCACCGATCGCGGGAGCAGATCGCCGGCGGCCGCGCGGAGCAGGCTCTTCTCCCGGCCGTCGAAGCTCTTCATCGCCCACGGGGTGTTGTAGACGTACTCCACCAGCCGGTGGTCGCAGTACGGCACCCGGACCTCCAGGCCGACCGCCATGCTGATCCGGTCCTTGCGGTCGAGCAGCACCTGGAGGAACCGGGTGAGGTGCAGATGGGACATGACGCGCATGCGCCGTTCCTGTACGTCCTCCCCGGGCAACGGCTCGACGCCGGCGACCGCCTCGCTGTACCGGTCCTTGACGTACGTCCCCAGGTCACTCATGGCGATCAGGTCCGGGTTGAGCAGCCCCAGCGCGTTCGCCTTGGACCACTCGGACAGCACGGGGACCATCCACGGGAAGATGCCGGCGCGCTGCGCCACCGGGTCCTGGAACCACGGGTAGCCGCCGAAGAGCTCGTCCGCCGTCTCACCGGAGAGCGCGACCGTGGAGTGCTCGCGGATCGCCTTGAACAGCATGTACAGCGATACGTCCACGTCGGCGAGGCCGCTGGGGAAGTCCTTGGCCGCCAGGACCGCCCTGCGCGCGTCGGGGTCGGTGAGCGCGGTGTGGGGCAGCACGATGTCCTCGTGCAGGGAGCCGACGTGATCGGCCACGTCGTGCACGAACGGCGAGTCCGGGGTGGCCCGCATGTTGTCGGGCCGGAAGTTGTCGGCCAGCCCGACGAAGTCGACGGAGAAGCTGCGCACCTTCTCGCCGTGCGCGGCCAGCTCCCGCGCGGACAGCGCCGTGATCGAGCTGGAGTCCAGTCCGCCCGAGAGCAGCACGCATTGCGGCACGTCCGCGACGAGCTGGCGCCGCACGATGTCTTCGAGCAGCTCACGGATCTTGGTGACCGTGGTGTCCCGGTCGTCGGTGTGCTCCTGGGTCGTCAGCTTCCAGTACGTCCGCTCGCGTAGACCGGCGCGGTCGACCACCACGAGGCTGCCCGGCCGGACCTCGCGCATGTCGGACCAGATCGCATGTCCCGGCGTCTTGCACACGCTCAGCAGCTCGAACAGGCCGTCGGCTTCGATCACCCGCTTGAACATCGGGTGGGCCAGGATGGCCTTGGGCTCCGAGCCGAACAGCACGCCGTCGGCGGTGGGGTGGAAGTAGAAGGGCTTGATGCCCATCCGGTCGCGGATCATGACGAGCTTCTCGTTCCGGGAGTCCCAGATCGCGAAGGCGTACATGCCGTTGAGCCGGTCGGCCAGTGCCTCGCCCCACTGCAGGTATCCGCGCAGCACGACCTCGGTGTCGCTCGCCGTCCGGAAGCGGTGGCCGTGACGACGCAGTTCCTCGCGCAGCTCGGTGAAGTTGTACACCTCGCCGCTGTAGGTGATGGCCACCGGGCCGTTGGGGGTGTCGACACGCATCGGCTGCGTGCCGCCCTCGATGTCGATCACCGCCAGGCGGCGGTGGCCGAGTGCCACGTGCCGGTCCACCCAGGTGCCCCCGGCGTCGGGGCCCCGGTAGGCCATGGTCCCGGTCATCGCGTCCACC includes:
- the phoU gene encoding phosphate signaling complex protein PhoU, translating into MRDAYHEELDSIGEGLVEMARLVGSAIGRATTAILDADLKLAEAVIAADEKVDDLQRDLEARAIALLARQQPVATDLRIVVTSLRMSADLERSGDLAQHVAKLARLRFPERAVPRDLHATILEMGQLAQRLMAKAGEVIITKDVDLALQLEQDDDAMDLLHRTLFQHLMDDRWKHGIETAVDVTLLGRYYERFADHAVSVAKRVVYLVTGEHADEIAAPAPVEGA
- the ispD gene encoding 2-C-methyl-D-erythritol 4-phosphate cytidylyltransferase, whose amino-acid sequence is MSDVSPDSAGHTGTPRLRTAAVIPAAGRGVRLGPGAPKALRALGGTPMLVHAVRAMAASRAVSLVVVVAPPDGATEVRNLLDQYPLSERTDLKVVPGGETRQESVRRGLEALPDTIDVVLVHDAARPLVPADTVDSVIAAVRDGAPAVVPALPLADTVKQVEPRTGGRAGEPEPVVGTPERARLRAVQTPQGFDRATLVKAHETVALQGDGATDDAGMVEQLGAPVVVVPGHEEAFKVTRPLDLVLAEAVLARRRATDGYV
- a CDS encoding CarD family transcriptional regulator, whose translation is MTFKVGDTVVYPHHGAALIEAIETRQIKGVDKTYLVLKVAQGDLTVRVPADNAEFVGVRDVVGQDGLDRVFEVLRAPYAEEPTNWSRRYKANLEKLASGDVIKVAEVVRDLWRRERERGLSAGEKRMLAKARQILVSELALAENTNEDKAEALLDEVLAS
- the asnB gene encoding asparagine synthase (glutamine-hydrolyzing), giving the protein MCGISGWLAFDRDLTKEQATVDAMTGTMAYRGPDAGGTWVDRHVALGHRRLAVIDIEGGTQPMRVDTPNGPVAITYSGEVYNFTELREELRRHGHRFRTASDTEVVLRGYLQWGEALADRLNGMYAFAIWDSRNEKLVMIRDRMGIKPFYFHPTADGVLFGSEPKAILAHPMFKRVIEADGLFELLSVCKTPGHAIWSDMREVRPGSLVVVDRAGLRERTYWKLTTQEHTDDRDTTVTKIRELLEDIVRRQLVADVPQCVLLSGGLDSSSITALSARELAAHGEKVRSFSVDFVGLADNFRPDNMRATPDSPFVHDVADHVGSLHEDIVLPHTALTDPDARRAVLAAKDFPSGLADVDVSLYMLFKAIREHSTVALSGETADELFGGYPWFQDPVAQRAGIFPWMVPVLSEWSKANALGLLNPDLIAMSDLGTYVKDRYSEAVAGVEPLPGEDVQERRMRVMSHLHLTRFLQVLLDRKDRISMAVGLEVRVPYCDHRLVEYVYNTPWAMKSFDGREKSLLRAAAGDLLPRSVVERLKSPYPSTQDPGYAGGLQQMGKQLLSEPDHPIFQLVTRASLDKMVKLDPAKMPDAIREQLDRMMDIATWLEMYQPEIRMS
- a CDS encoding sensor histidine kinase encodes the protein MNVDAAVAAVAAIAGLCTGVFAMLAFRWSERDQAKPTRTSLHTDAVLPPGVDTVLSVLRSSAVVLDEADAVVKASSAAYALGLVRGGKLAVEPMLQMARETRRDGEIRQIELDLPRRGTGRGGDALAVSARVAPLGSRLVLLLVEDLTEARRIEAVRRDFVANVSHELKTPVGALSLLSEAVMDASDDPEAVERFAGRMQNEATRLTNLVQELIDLSRVQNDDPLEDAEPVRVDELVAEAIDRCRQQAGSKQITMAAAGTADLHVWGNRGQLAAALGNLVENAVNYSPARTRVGIAGRRVQAHGGDLIEIAVTDQGIGISEKDRDRIFERFYRVDPARSRATGGTGLGLAIVKHVAASHGGEVTVWSAEGQGSTFTLRLPEAGAVRDRARAASDPSAEGLDDEDRPYETFNDPLPAHPAPEVLP
- a CDS encoding response regulator transcription factor, yielding MTRVLVVEDEESFSDALSYMLRKEGFEVAVAATGPDGLDEFERNGADLVLLDLMLPGLPGTEVCRQLRGRSNVPVIMVTAKDSEIDKVVGLEIGADDYVTKPFSTRELVARIRAVLRRRGEPEEVTPQALEAGPVRMDVDRHVVTVSGGKVDLPLKEFDLLEMLLRNAGRVLTRMQLIDRVWGADYVGDTKTLDVHVKRLRAKIEPDPGAPRYLVTVRGLGYKFEP
- a CDS encoding copper chaperone PCu(A)C; the encoded protein is MSRSLRRGVLAATVLTLSIATLSACGAGNDAQTLQVKPDNAATSVGDIKIQNASVVTQPDPNAQGPAVVTATVFNNGSKDQTLESIKVNGTNKEAKLAPAKGSGPIVVPAGGSVVIGGKGNASAVLNSGREAVKNGDAQPVTFDFSDAGKVSLRAFVVPAKSYFKDFGPSEMPSPSGSARPSGSASPSGSPSGAATPSGSSSGSATPGGNGTPQSPEGR